The DNA sequence TGGCTAAAAAGGTTTATGAAATGGATGATGCTATTGATGAGTTGGAATTAACAATTGAACAGGAGTGTATGAAGCTTTTAGCCCTTCAGCAGCCTATGGCAAAGGACCTAAGGGTTGTTGGAACCATTATGAAGATTATTACTGATCTAGAAAGAATGGGGGATCATGCTGTTAATATAGCGAAAATCACCTTGACAATTGGTAATGAACCCCTCATTAAGCCCCTGATAGACATTCCTAAAATGGCAAGATTATCAGAGGATATGGTAAGAAAAAGCTTAGACGCCTTTATGAAGGAAGACATTTATCTAGCAGAAGAAGTAGCCCTTGATGATGAAGCAGTGGATGAGCTCTATGAGGCCATCTATAGTGAATTGATTACAATGATGATAGAAAATCCAGAAATCGTCAAACAGGCAACCCATCTTTTGTTTATAGGAAGATATTTAGAACGAATTGCTGATCATGCTACTAATATTGGGGAACGAATCATCTATATGGTGACTGGAG is a window from the Natronincola ferrireducens genome containing:
- the phoU gene encoding phosphate signaling complex protein PhoU codes for the protein MRNQFINDLRQLNIQLLKMGAMVQDIIEVSIQALAKQDLEMAKKVYEMDDAIDELELTIEQECMKLLALQQPMAKDLRVVGTIMKIITDLERMGDHAVNIAKITLTIGNEPLIKPLIDIPKMARLSEDMVRKSLDAFMKEDIYLAEEVALDDEAVDELYEAIYSELITMMIENPEIVKQATHLLFIGRYLERIADHATNIGERIIYMVTGERIEIN